From the genome of Lotus japonicus ecotype B-129 chromosome 6, LjGifu_v1.2, one region includes:
- the LOC130726826 gene encoding homeobox protein SBH1-like translates to MEGNNSNCNGPSSSYLMAFGENSGGLCPMSMMMMPLVTSHHQINPPNPHHHHNNNNNNANTNNCLFLPIPSSTNCNSSASPSIMLDNNTTPTNNPGLGYYFMESDHHHHNNNNGSSSSSSPAVKAKIMAHPLYQRLLAAYVNCQKVGAPPEVVARLEEACGSAVGMAGDAVGSGCIGEDPALDQFMEAYCEMLTKYEQELSKPLKEAMLFLQRIEFQFKNLTVSSDVGCNEGTERNTGSSEEDADLYNMIDPQAEDRELKGQLLRKYSGYLGSLKQEFMKKRKKGKLPKEARQQLLEWWSRHYKWPYPSESQKLALAESTGLDQKQINNWFINQRKRHWKPSEDMQFMVVDPSHPHYYMDNVMSAPFPMDLSNHML, encoded by the exons ATGGAAGGTAATAATTCTAATTGTAATGGCCCTTCTTCTTCATATTTGATGGCTTTTGGAGAAAACAGTGGTGGGCTATGTCCTATGTCTATGATGATGATGCCTTTAGTCACTTCTCATCATCAAATAAATCCTCcaaatcctcatcatcatcataataataacaataataatgcAAACACAAACAACTGTCTCTTCCTTCCCATTCCTTCTTCCACCAACTGCAATAGCAGTGCAAGCCCTTCCATCATGCTTGATAATAACACCACCCCTACCAACAACCCTGGGTTAGGATATTACTTCATGGAGAgtgaccaccaccaccacaacaacaacaatggaagctcctcttcctcttctccagcTGTCAAGGCCAAGATCATGGCCCATCCTCTCTACCAACGCCTCCTAGCAGCCTATGTCAATTGTCAAAAG GTGGGAGCACCACCAGAAGTGGTGGCGAGGTTGGAAGAAGCGTGCGGTTCTGCGGTGGGGATGGCCGGTGATGCTGTTGGGTCAGGTTGTATTGGTGAAGATCCAGCTCTGGATCAGTTCATGGAGGCTTACTGTGAGATGCTGACCAAGTATGAGCAAGAGCTCTCCAAACCATTAAAGGAAGCCATGCTCTTCCTTCAAAGGATCGAGTTTCAGTTCAAAAATCTCACAGTTTCTTCTGACGTTG GTTGTAATGAGGGCACTGAAAGGAACACTGGATCATCTGAAGAGGATGCTGATCTATACAACATGATAGATCCTCAGGCAGAGGACAGGGAATTAAAGGGTCAGCTTTTGCGTAAGTATAGCGGATACTTGGGGAGTTTGAAGCaggaattcatgaagaagaggaagaaaggaaAGCTACCAAAAGAAGCAAGGCAACAATTACTTGAATGGTGGAGCAGACATTACAAATGGCCTTACCCATCT GAATCACAGAAGCTGGCACTGGCAGAGTCAACAGGTTTGGATCAGAAACAAATAAACAACTGGTTTATCAATCAAAGGAAACGGCACTGGAAGCCTTCAGAGGATATGCAGTTTATGGTTGTGGACCCAAGCCATCCTCACTATTACATGGATAATGTTATGAGTGCTCCCTTTCCCATGGATCTCTCCAACCACATGCTCTAG